A genomic window from Silene latifolia isolate original U9 population chromosome 11, ASM4854445v1, whole genome shotgun sequence includes:
- the LOC141614088 gene encoding uncharacterized protein LOC141614088, whose protein sequence is METLQLSFLLATSQAVTQKLACTQIPSSSSLSLSCRRANHSIASRCSSKNSIVISERLNNTATPWLMLPSVSDETTGDKLDCFYSLADGQTVRLNRKKSLQVPDTATCIASTMGWLGYVDAKDGRVYLSNPFLKDVVELPSLETLPLVLGVRRDPITNDILHFKVRISDYATHWDRSELDPYELVKPEHMIYHLSNLSLSSADPRGCDCVVMALQGDGYRRLAYCPISRQFTQDTDFDGLAHQFDPNSWTGLQEDYVHFPGLAYNQVVYDTRRSLFYAMFDDSGILAFDVLSDRGRRSKMVFNIRKETLVYQLKRAFEEQGSEALKDLRNKCKTRYYLVSLENGDLLLVVRHYEIPEGSILCSVPHKTLHFDVFRVVYSGNLEPVTCLNNDRAIFIGFNQSFCLRASSSPGIRPNCIYFTDDVSSGNYNVHSRNQWGHDMGIFDMEDGIITPFYPYQDEQEEKKVPLSTPLFWVAPLLSDIWYLAREQDLDEDKLAELG, encoded by the coding sequence ATGGAAACCCTACAACTTTCGTTTCTACTAGCAACATCACAAGCAGTAACTCAAAAATTAGCCTGTACACAAATCCCTTCTAGTTCATCGTTATCGCTATCGTGTCGAAGAGCAAATCATAGCATTGCTAGCAGGTgtagttctaaaaattcaattGTCATTTCTGAGCGGCTTAACAATACAGCCACTCCCTGGCTAATGCTGCCCTCAGTTTCGGACGAAACCACGGGTGACAAACTAGACTGCTTCTACAGCCTGGCTGATGGTCAAACTGTAAGGCTTAACAGAAAAAAGAGCCTGCAAGTTCCCGATACAGCCACGTGTATCGCTTCGACAATGGGATGGTTAGGGTATGTTGATGCCAAGGACGGTAGAGTCTACTTGTCCAACCCGTTTCTCAAAGATGTGGTGGAGCTGCCCTCTTTGGAGACGTTACCTTTGGTTCTCGGTGTGAGACGAGATCCGATTACCAATGACATTCTTCATTTCAAAGTGCGTATTTCTGATTACGCCACCCATTGGGACAGATCTGAGCTTGATCCTTACGAATTGGTAAAGCCAGAACACATGATTTACCATCTCTCCAACTTGTCCCTTTCCTCTGCTGACCCTCGCGGTTGTGACTGTGTCGTCATGGCTCTCCAGGGAGATGGTTACAGGCGCCTTGCTTACTGTCCCATTTCTCGGCAGTTCACCCAGGATACTGATTTTGATGGGTTAGCCCATCAATTTGATCCGAATTCTTGGACGGGGCTCCAAGAGGATTATGTCCACTTCCCAGGTCTAGCATACAACCAGGTGGTGTACGATACGCGTCGAAGCCTCTTCTATGCCATGTTTGATGACAGTGGGATCCTGGCTTTTGATGTCTTAAGTGACAGGGGGCGAAGGTCTAAGATGGTGTTTAATATTCGTAAAGAGACCCTTGTTTATCAGCTCAAGCGTGCCTTCGAGGAACAAGGGAGTGAGGCCTTGAAGGACTTGAGAAACAAGTGCAAGACAAGATATTACCTTGTCAGCCTCGAGAATGGCGACCTTTTGTTAGTTGTAAGGCACTATGAAATCCCAGAGGGGTCCATTCTGTGTAGTGTTCCTCACAAGACGCTTCATTTCGATGTGTTTAGGGTAGTTTATTCAGGCAATTTAGAGCCTGTTACATGTCTAAACAACGATCGAGCCATCTTCATCGGTTTTAACCAATCCTTCTGTCTAAGAGCTAGTTCATCCCCGGGAATTAGACCTAACTGTATCTATTTTACAGACGATGTTAGCAGTGGCAATTATAATGTGCATTCGCGCAACCAATGGGGTCACGATATGGGAATATTTGATATGGAGGATGGCATCATTACTCCTTTTTATCCGTACCAAGACGAACAAGAGGAGAAGAAGGTGCCTCTATCAACTCCCCTCTTCTGGGTTGCGCCACTCTTATCCGACATTTGGTACTTGGCTCGTGAACAGGATCTGGATGAAGATAAGCTCGCTGAATTGGGCTAA